From the genome of Streptomyces spinoverrucosus:
ACCCTCAGCTGGCCCCCACGGCCATGGGTAAACTGGACGCTTGCGTGCCGGTCACCGTCGAACCGGGGGTCCACCTCCCGGGCCGGGGCGGTGTCCGGATCGATGACACGCTCGTCGTACGCCCCGAGGCGGACGGCGGACCCGAGCTACTCACCATCACGACCAAGGAGCTGCTCGCCCTCTAGGCAGGTGCGCGCGCCGGGGTCGTCCACGTCAGTCCAGGAGATTCCGCAACCGTGGCTTCCACGAACGACCTCAAGAACGGCATGGTGCTCAAGCTCGAAGGCGGCCAGCTCTGGTCCGTCGTCGAGTTCCAGCACGTCAAGCCCGGCAAGGGCCCGGCCTTCGTGCGCACCAAGCTCAAGAACGTGCTCTCCGGGAAGGTCGTCGACAAGACCTTCAACGCCGGCGTGAAGGTCGAGACGGCCACCGTCGACAAGCGGGACATGCAGTTCTCCTACATGGACGGCGAGTACTTCGTCTTCATGGACATGGAGACCTACGACCAGCTCATGGTCGACCGCAAGGCCGTCGGCGACGCCGCGAACTTCCTCATCGAGGGCTTCATGGCCACCGTCGCCCAGCACGAGGGCGAGGTGCTCTTCGTCGAGCTGCCCGCCGCCGTCGAGCTGACCATCCAGGAGACCGAGCCGGGCGTCCAGGGCGACCGCTCCACCGGCGGCACCAAGCCCGCCACGCTGGAGACCGGTCACCAGATCCAGGTCCCGCTCTTCATCACCACCGGTGAGAAGATCAAGG
Proteins encoded in this window:
- the efp gene encoding elongation factor P, whose protein sequence is MASTNDLKNGMVLKLEGGQLWSVVEFQHVKPGKGPAFVRTKLKNVLSGKVVDKTFNAGVKVETATVDKRDMQFSYMDGEYFVFMDMETYDQLMVDRKAVGDAANFLIEGFMATVAQHEGEVLFVELPAAVELTIQETEPGVQGDRSTGGTKPATLETGHQIQVPLFITTGEKIKVDTRTSDYLGRVSS